TGCTCGACTTGCTATAGCATACACAAACCGTTTTCCTCAGGCTCTTGCTTATCATTCAATGAAAGAATTCACATACAACAACATTGTGCAATACAACCGAAATCATCTTTTGAACAAAGATCCTTCTGTTGATGGACTCAAGACGGGATTTGTTGCAGCGGGGGGATACCATCTTATCGCTACGGCAAAGCGTGATGGCATGAGATTAATAGCTGTGGTGCTCGGGGCAACTAAGCCGAGCATTCGCGAACGTGATGCGATGCAACTTCTCAATTACGGCTTCAGATCCTACGCTATGGTTAAGCCGGTGAATTCATCAGAGGCGGTTGGGACAATTAAAGTGTGGAAGGGAAGAAAAGATGCTGTGTCGGTATATCCTCTCGAATCCAAGACTATGCTGATGTCAAAAGGAGAAGAGAAGAAGATCAGGACGGTTGTGGAAATGTCTCCTGAATTGATTGCTCCTGTGAGATCGGGGCAGATTGTTGGCCAGCTAAGTATTTACAAAGGGGACGAGTTATTGGAAGCCGTGCCGCTTGTTGCCGGGGAAGATATTGGCAGAGCAGGATTTTTCAAAAGAACGTGGCATTCTATCCAGAAATTTTTTGCTGGAGGATCGAAGAAACCAGAAGCCACTGAAGCAACCAAGAAAACCAAAGATGTGGCCAGCGCTAAGAGCGGACAGACCAAATCAGAACAAGCTACTGAAGAGAAAAAGGAACTGTGGTTGCTTTCCGTATTTTATAGCATAAAGCCTGTGCTAATGATTGTGGGGGGAGTATTTGGGGCGATTATTCTTCTTGCGGTTGTGGTAAAGATTCTTAGGCGCCGTAGAGCCAGAAAAGTTTTACCCAGGCGAGTTGTTAGAAAGTGGTAATTTAGCGAATAAACGAAATCGTAGGGACAATCCTTGCGATTGTCTTTGAATGATAAATGATAGGGCAATAAAAACTGCAGGGGCAACCACAAGAGTTGCCCCTGTTTTTTCTCTATTTTTTAGCCTTTGTTTTATCTCGGTCACCGACCGAGCAAGCTTGAGCGCCTCAGGAAGGCAGCCCTAATTTTGGGAAAACCCATCTGGTAAGAACTATCCACCCACAAACAGCACCAATAAAAATAAGCCAATCATACATAATATTCACAACCTCCCTGGATTTAGCGCAAATTGCTAACGCAGACTAAGATTCTAAAAGGTTTCTCAAAATTCTGTGTGATCAACCGAATGGTCATCCCTACAGTTCTCAATCCCCTCAAAGCGGGGCAGTTTTGCAACCAGAGAGTAAAAGAGCTAGCAGAAGCTCAGTCTTCTATCTCGCAATCCCCTCGAAGCGGGGTGAGTTTTTAGGTCGAGAATTGGGAATCGGAAACTGGATTTAGGATAAACCTTATTAAACAACCAGTGGAAACATAACACAACAACGCTTCAATTCCAACAACAAAAACTGCTTACTGACTATTCCTATTTATCAAACCAGGGATCAAACAAACCCGATCCCCGATACAACTCGCAATTTCTTCTAAACAGTGCGAGCTTCCAAGGAAGTCCCCCGCTGATGGTATGAACTTCCAACCAATACCCCCGTTTACGGGGCGAACTTCCAAAAACTCCCCCCCATTGACGGGATGAACTTCCAAAAACTCCCCCCGTTGACGGGGGGATTCAGGGGGGCGAGTCGCAATCCCCTCGGAGCGGGGCGAGTCTTCCGACGCATAGACTCGTATGCCCCCGCGGGGAGGTGCTACCTCGTCGCAATCCCCTCGAAGCGGGGCGAGTCTTTCGACGATTATGCAGTTATTGCCCCGGAAGGGGCGGACAGTGGCGTCGCAATCCCCTCGAAGCGGGGCGAGTCTTCCGACAGAGTTTGGCAGTTCGTATAGGACTGCCAGACTTATCTTTGTCGCAATCCCCTCGAAGCGGGGCGAGTCTTCCGACGGAGAAAATGAATTCCACGCCGAAAACGTTCTTGAAATTCTGTCGCAATCCCCTCGAAGCGGGGCGAGTCTTCCGACAGAGATATGGCCACCGTGACATCAAAGAGGCTTACAATGAGTCGCAATCCCCTCGAAGCGGGGCGAGTCTTCCGACAGGAGAAATAGGAGACAAATTGAGCGGTGGTGTAAGAGTCGCAATCCCCTCGAAGCGGGGCGAGTCTTCCGACTACGGCGGGAATAGCCTGCTGTGGGGTGGGCAGAGTCGCAATCCCCTCGAAGCGGGGCGAGTCTTCCGACTCTTAGGATCGAAGAAGGTTTCGGTATCGTACAGCTGGACGGCGTCGCAATCCCCTCGAAGCGGGGCGAGTCTTCCGACACACAGTGCTTTTCACGAGGAGAGAGTATGTCCCCGAGCTGTCGCAATCCCCTCGAAGCGGGGCGAGTCTTCCGACCGCATACCTTAAAACAAAAGAAATGTCAATACTTTATAAGCCAATTTTGGGGGACCTCCCCCTTTTGCCAGAAAAACCCCCAAAAATTTCATCCTAAATTACCCCCTAAAATAACATAAGATATTGATATTGCTAGAAAAACCCGTCAGGCAGGAACTCGAATGACCGCTTTCAATAATTTCAATAACTTAGACCAATTTTTAAAAACCCCCCAGACTTCCCCCTTAAATTGAACAAAATTGTGCAATTTCACTCGCAAAACATGTAAGTTACGCATTCAATTCACTTATAAGTCTCGAAGTCCTTATAATCTTCATAATCTCTTCGTGCAGCTCCATAGACGCAGCCGCCACAATGTTCCCGTTCCACAATACTTCCCTTTCACCACGCCCCCAGAAATCAGTCACAACCCCTCCCGTTTCGATTATAAAAAGCATAGACGCAGCAATATCCCACGGCTTAAGTCCTACCTCCCAAAACCCATCAACTCTACCACAGGCAACGTATGCAAGATCAAGAGCCGCTGAACCTCCACGCCGAATATCACTCACCACCTGAAAAACGGCAGAAAAAACATCCAGATAATCCTGCAAAAGATCTTTCCGCCTAAAAGGAAAACCCGTCGCTACCAGAGCCCTGGACAGACTTAGATTCCAGCGTCGAGCATCCAAACGCCTTTCGTTAACAAAAGCCCCCTTGCCTCTCAACCCCCAGAAAAATTCCTGCCTGAGAGGATCAAATACACACCCTGCTGTCACAATCCCGTTTTCAATTCTCGCAATAGAAACCGATACCATGGGAAAGCCATGAATAAAGTTCGTGGTGCCGTCAAGCGGATCTATAATCCAGCCGGGATCTTCCCCATTGTAAGAACCATCCCAGGATTCTTCAGCTATGATTACATCATCAGGAAAGACATCCTTAATAACTTCCGTTATGACTCGCTCAGATTCACGATCTACTTCAGTCACATAATCAAAGCTCGACTTTTCCTCAAACTTCCAGCTCCTTGCCGTCTCGTAAGCCGAAACTATTATGCCGCCAGCCTTCCTGGCTGCTTCTTCCATGACATTAAGAACCTTCTCTTCTTTTCCCTTCATCTTCCCTTTAACCCCGCTTTTCACTTGCCAACGTTTTCAAATCGCTCTAGCCTTAAACACGCAAGATAACCAACTCCAACAATAAAGTTCATCAAGGAGGCACAACACAATCATGATAATTGACGTTCACACTCACATCTTCCCCGATCAGGTTATAGCAAACCGTAACGATTACAGGAATAGCGAGCCTGCGTTCGACCTCCTTTACGGACACCCAAAGGCAAAAATGTCAACCGGTAAGGAACTCATAGATGCTATGGATGAAGCCGGAATAGACAGGTCGGTTGTATTCGGTTTCCCCTGGATAGATCGCAATCTCACAATGAAACACAACGATTACGTCCTGGAATGGGCAAATCGCTACCCTGATCGGCTGATTCCCCTGGTCTGCGTTCTTCCAACGGAAGATTGGAGCGTGCGTGAAGTTGAACGTTGCATGAAAGCGGGCGCAAAGGGAGCAGGAGAACTGGCTGTTTACGGAAACTGCGACCGAGAAAAAGTCTATGACTTATATTCCCAGATAGGCGAAGTGGTAAAAAGTCATCAGGGCGTTATTCTGATCCACGCAAACGAACCCGTGGGGCACTCCTACCCTGGCAAGGCTCCTCAAGGATTGGACTTCTACTACGAAATAACCAGGCGACTTCAGGACATCCCCCTTATCTTTGCTCACTGGGCTGGGGGATTGTTTTTCTATGCTCTGCTAAAAAAAGAAGTTCCCGATCTCTTCCGTCTTGTCTTTGTCGATACTGCCGCATCTCCCTTTCTCTATTCTCCGAAAATCTACAAAATCGCCGCAGAAATCCTCGGCATAGAAAAAATACTCTTCGGCAGTGATTATCCGCTCCTTGGATTCAAACGCTACCGCAGTGAAATGGAAGCGGCCGGGCTTACGAGCGAAGAGCGAAAACTGATCGAAGGAGAAAACGCTGCAAAACTTTTTACAATTTCTCACGAAAGCAAACCATGATCCGTGACATTCTGGGTCAGGATACCATCTGCGCCATAGCAACCCCTGTGGGAATCGGGGGGATAGGCATTGTCAGGATTAGCGGCAAAAATGCCGTAAAAATTGCAGAGAAAATTTTTCGCCCCGCATCGGCGTCCTTCCCTCTGGCATCTCATCGCCTTTACTATGGCTGGATTTACGACCCGGAAACAGGATCGTTGATAGATGAAGTGCTTCTTTCTGTGATGAAAAGCCCTCGAACTTACACTCGAGAAGACGTCGTGGAAATCAACTGCCACAGCGGGTATGCCGTGCTGGAAGAGATTCTGAGAGTGGTTATGGCTCAGGGTGCTCGGCTTGCTGCCCCCGGTGAGTTTACCTACAGGGCTTTTCTCCACGGAAGAATTGATCTGAGTCAGGCAGAAGCCGTGCAGGAGATTGTATCGAGTCGGTCTCGAGCGTCCCTCGACATGGCAAGGCGTCAACTTCAGGGAGAGTGCTTCTTGGCTGTCACGAACTGGATCGAAACTCTAACGGATATCCTTGCTCATATTGAAGCTCATCTTGATTTCCCGGAAGACGTTGAAGACGAGAGCGAATCAGGCGATCTAGCATCTGACGGTGACAGCATCTTTGCCCTTAACCAGCTTTTGACGAAAAGACTTGAGGATGAACTCATTCAACCCATAAGGCGAGTTCTAAAAAGCTTTGACAGCGTTCAGCTTCTGCGAGAAGGCGTTTCGCTGGCTCTGGTCGGGAAACCCAACGTGGGAAAATCTTCTCTCCTGAATGCTCTTCTAGAAAAAGACAGAGCGATTGTTACCGAATATGCCGGGACAACTCGTGATGTTATCGAAGACTCGTTCACAATCGACGGCGTGCTGGTGCGCATCATGGATACAGCCGGCATACGGGAAAAGGCGGACTATATTGAGGCTCTCGGCATTGAACGAACTCTTCGGGTTATCAAGGAAGCCAATATAATACTGTGGCTTTTAGATGTTTCGGAAAATCTTACCCGTGAGGACGACTACATATTTGAAATAATCAAGGACAGTCGCTATCTGATGCTCATAAACAAAGCTGACTTGCCTCACCGCTGGGAAGAATCCGTTTTAAGAAGTCGCTACGACACAAGAGCTCCGGTAATTATGATGTCGGCCAAAAGAAAAGAAGACGTTGAGTCTCTTAAGAACTTTATTCGAGAACACTTCCTCAAACAGGCAATAGATGATGCATCTGAGAGCTTTGCTATAAACAAGCGTCATAATGAACATCTGGTAAGAGCTTTAGAAAGTCTTGAGCGAGCCAGGCTACTGCTGGAAGGCGAGAATGGAGAAGAAGGAAGGACGCGGCATGGCGCTCTACATTTCCTTCCGCCCTATGAACTCATCGCCTACGAGCTAGAGTCAGCACGAAAAGAACTTAACGCCATTGTTGGCAAAGAAGCGTCAATGGAGGATGTGCTGGATCGAGTGTTTTCTCAGTTCTGCATTGGAAAATAGGAAATGAGACTGTGGTCATTACATCCTGAATATCTTGATGCCAAGGGATTGGTTGCTCTGTGGCGTGAAGGACTTCTGGCAAAGGCTGTGCTGGAAGGAAAAACCAGGGGCTACGTTCATCATCCACAACTTACCCGGTTTCGATTCCAGCCGGATCCGATACAGGCAATCAATGTTTATCTACGGGCTGTGTTTGAAGAAGGAGAAAGGCGCAAATACCGGTTTAATCCATCCAAGATAGATTTCTCCGTTCAGCCTATCAGTATCTTTGTCACAACCGGGCAGCTTGAATACGAATGGAAACATCTCTTGGAAAAATTAAAAATTCGTGATCCCCGCCGTTACTGCGAACTTTTAGAAATTGCCGTCATAAAACCGCATCCCATGATGGAAGTTATACCGGGAGATGTGGAACCGTGGGAAATAGTGAAGAAAAGCGAGCAACTATAGGGCAAATGTTTCAAAGACTCTATAAGGTGTAAAAGCGCGGAAAAGACAGTAATATGCAAAGCTTTTTAGAACGTCTTAATCTTTAGTTGTCTGAAATCATACAAACCATTTATTCTTTTTTCTGCCAGTTTAACATAATCTTCGTTTATCTCGTACCCAACGTAGCGGCGCTTTGTTTTTACTGCAGCAATCGCGGTTTGTCCGCTCCCCATAAAGGGGTCCAGAACAATTTCCCCCTCAAAAGAGTAAAGCTGGATCAACCTGTAGGGCAGTTCGACCGGGAAAGGCGCAGGATGTCCAATTCTTTTTGCAGACTCAGCTGGAAATGTCCAGACACTCTTTGTAAACTCAAGAAACTCCTCTCTTGAAATCGTGCTTTTTCTTCCCAGACTCTCCCTTGAGAACATTGCTTTGGAAAAAACCAGGATGTATTCGTGAACATCTCTTAACACAGGATTTTTAGCAGAAAGCCAGCTTCCCCAAGCGGTAGAAGGGCTACTACCTGAAGCTTTGTTCCAGATGATTTCCCCTCGCATTAGAAATCCAAGGGTCATCATATCTTCAATTATAAAAGCATGGAGGGGTATGTATGGTTTTCTTCCCAGATTCGCAATATTTATGCATGCTCTACCACCGGGAACTAGGACTCTTTTGACTTCAGCCCATACCCTTTTCAAAAATTCTCTATACTCATTAAGAGAAAAGTTCCTGTCGTATTCCTTCCCCACATTATAAGGGGGAGATGTAATCATCAGGGTGTACGCTGTTATCCGGCAACTCTTCCATATTTTCGCTTGTTTTGCAAAAAATTCTGTCAAGAAACCCATCGGGAATTGGGTTTTCCACATACCTCCCTGCCTGTTCCCCTGGCAGTCCCTCATACAATCTGCTTGTATAAAAATATGTAGAGTTGTGACTAACCCTTCCTGGAGAACCAAAAGCACTTGTTTGGGTGCTAATTTTCTTCTTATTGTGCTCCACTATTCTTCTCCCCACAGGTCAACCCATCTCTTATAAATATTAGCGTCCATTTCTGATCTTTGCCAGTATATTTCTATACTTTTAGTCTCCACATCTTCAGATAATGCCAACAATGCTTCTTTGGTAATTTCAACACTCCTTGGGTTTGCTCCGGATTTAGGAAGTTTAATATATCTTTCTCGACCTATTTCATCAAAAACTCTCTTTTGAACTTCTAATGGAATATAGTAAAATCCTCCTATATCTTTCCATTTAATTTGAGCGAGCAGGATATCACAACTAGGGTAATAATTTTCGCGAAACTCTTTTGCCTTTTCTGCATCTACAGTCCATATTAGTTTGACTCCCCCAAAGTTTTTACCCGTTACAGTCTTTACCGATATTGGCTCACCAAACAATTTAACGTCTACTTCCGCCTGAGTAATAGGAATTTCAGCATCTACATTCTCTTCTCCAAATTTATAGATGAGTAAGGCAACTATTATTCTCTCACGAACAGAACCAATCTCCATTCCAATTTTACCTGCTCTTGAATTCTCTAATTCTGCAAGTTGAAATAAGTAGGACAACCGCCTTTTAATTTTTTCTACAAGTTCCACATCTTCAAATATTTCAATCAGCCGACTTGACACTATTTTCTCTCCTTCCTGTCCAGATAAAATTCCATAGTGTTTAGTCAAGTGTGTCTGCAGGGGGAGAGGCTTTCCTGAATTTAGAAATGGCTTCTCGGAATCCTGGTGAGCTTTTCTGGCTATATCCTTCGTTCATAGGGCTTTCATTCTTTAGGGTTAGTGATACTCACCAGGAGGAAAGCCTTCTCTTACCCCTATTGTCAAGCGGGCACAATTAATGAAACACCACCAACTGCCCTATCGCACCACATCACTGAGAGGAGGATGTGATCTGATATACCCACTTTAAAACCTGTGCTACAGGCTCTATAAGGTCTGAAGGAATATAGTCGTCGAGGGTTCCTCTTTCAAAGAGATCGTGAGCCAGGGGAACATCCATCATGATGGGAATACCTTCCTCCTTTGCGATTTCAACAATACGCCTGGCCAGAAGATTTTCGCCCTTCCCTACAATTACGGGAAGCTTTGTCTTGTCCTTATCGTAAAAGAGGGCTACGGCAATGTGGGTAGGGTTGGTGACTACTACCGTTGCTTTTCTTACATTCTGAAGCATGGATTTTGTAAGAAGCTCCTGATGAAGCTGGCGGCGCTTACTTTTAATATGAGGGTCTCCTTCCATTTCTTTATACTCCTGTTTTACTTCCTGTTTGGTCATCTTCAATTCATTCAGATGCTGACGCTTTTGAAAAAAATAGTCCCCTGCCGCAAGAATTATCAGCACCATGGAAAGGTATATGATAAAGGGCTTAAGGATTGCTTTCAAAAGATCGAAAATAAAAGATACTTCTCCATAGGGAGAACTTATCAAAGCGGGAAGGACCATCCGAAGAACAAAAAAGACCACAATAAAGAGGCAGGTTATCTTTATAATTGACTTCACAAACTCTATAAGATTTTTTTTTGAAAAAATCCTCTTGAAAGCGTTGGCAGGGTTAAGCTTTTTGAGATCAGGTTTGACCGTTTCAAAAGCAAAGAGAAAACCAATCTGAAAGAAGTTCGATGCTATATCAAGGACAATGACCAGAAGAAGAAGGGGAAAGGAAAGTTTAACAAAAGTAATGGCAAGCTCATGGACCAAGAATGAAAAGGCTTCATCAAAGGGTTTAACCGACCAGCTTGCGGCAGTAGTAATCATGGTCTGTAGCGAATCAAGGTAGTGTTCCCGGAAAAGCCACATAAAAAGAAAAACGCCAATGATATTTGAGGCCGAGGCTATTTCCTTACTCTTTGCTACCTGTCCTTTCTTCCGGGCATCTCTAAGGCGTTTCTGGGTGGGCTGTTCTGTCTTCTCTCCGCTCACTTTATCCACTCCCTTAGAAGATCAATGATGTGGTCAATCTTTTCACCACTTTCGATGTAGTAGGAGGCGATAACGGTCAGATAGAGAACAAACAAAAAACTTGCTATGCCGCTCTTTACAGGCATTGAAAGGAAAAAGACATTCAGTTGTGGAACAAAGCGATTGATGACACCGAGGGCAAGATCAACGATAAAAATTGCAATAAGAAAGGGAGCTGCCAGCAAAAACGATGTTTTCATAAGCTGATCAACTTTACCAAGGAAAAAAACAGGAGAGAGACCTTCAAGGGATGGAAAGAAGTCAAAGACAGGCCAGAATTGATAACTTTCAAAAATTCCGTCAAGAAACACCAGAAAACCACCCGTTGCAAAAAAAAGAGCCGTAACCATCTGAAGTAATAAAACCCCGAGGGGAGAGCTACTTTCCCCGTAAAGGGGATCCAGGGCGCTTGCCATACTGGAGCCCCGCTGGTTGTCCACCAGAAAGCCAACTATTTCTGCAGACCAGAAGATAAGTCCTACAGTAAAACCAATAATTAAACCCACCAGCACCTCCTTCATTAGAAGGATAAAACCCGCAAGATAGGAAAGATGCGCCGGAGCCGAAGGGGCCACGAGAGGATACGTTACGGTAAAGAGGGCAAAGACAAGGGCATTTCTAATATAAGGAGGTAAAATGTTTCCCCCGAGAAAAGGCAGAATGGTAAAACAGGCAAGCATTCTGGCTGTCGAGATAGCCGTAATAATGAGAAAACGAAGGAAATCAGATCCTTCCGTCATCGCCCTAGAATCGGCAAAAGGTCAAAAATTTTAAGAGCATAAGTAAAAATTTCCGAGCCAACCCAGCGAGCTGAAAAAATTATAGCGGCAATTACCGCAATGAGCTTAATGGCAAAGGAGAGAGTCTGTTCCTGGATTTGCGTAAGGGCCTGGACAAGACTTACAAGAAGACCCACTACGGAAGCCACAATGATCGCAGGAAGAGACAGGAGCAAAACGAGTATCAGAGCATGACTGGTAAATTCCAGAATAGATGAATGACCCATCAGCTTTTCCCCATCAGGCATAGCTCAAGACAAGACCATGGATGAGCTTGGTCCAGCCATCTAAAAGAACAAAAAGTAATAGTTTAAAGGGCAGCGAGATGGTCATGGGAGAAACCATCATCATGCCCATGGCCATGAGAATATTAGAAATAACAAGATCAATCACAATAAAGGGAAGATAGAGAAGAAAACCAATTTGAAAAGCCGATGTAAGTTCACCAACGGCAAAAGATGGAATAAGCACCAGTAAGTCTCTTTCTTCAAGCTTTTCAGACTTCTCTTTGGGCCACATTTTTCGGGCCGATTTCAGGAAAAACTGTCGTTCCCTTTCTTTCGAATGTTTAGATAGAAATTCTCTGAGGGGTTCTGATGCCTCAGGAACGATTTCCTTTAAGTGCTGGAAGGTAACCTTTTCTGCAGGCAGTTTCTGAAGGACCCCATATACTTCGTAACCCACGGGGGCCATAATGTATATGCTCAGAATAACAGCAAGCCCGTTAATTACCATATTTGGGGGAATCTGCTGAATCCCTAGAGCATTCCTGATAAGAGAAAAAACTACCACAAGCTTGACATAGGATGTTACCATCACCACCACGAAAGGCGCCAGGGAAAGACCCGCTAAAACAACGACGAGAAAATAAGGATCCTGCATAAAACTACTCTTTAGAGAGATTACTGTTCAGTTCTGTTACCCGGACACCAACGCGACCGTCAACCTCAACTAACTCTCCAAAGCCAACGGGACGGCGATTGACCAAAATGGTCACTATTCTGGAAAGGGGGGTCTCAAGAGTAAAAATGTACCCTTCTCCAATATTTTCCAGCTCTTCCAGGGTCATCGTCTTTCGCCCAACGGAAAACTGAACCTCTACCTCCACATCGCGCAGGGAGATCTGCTCAGGTTTTACTTCCTTCGATTTCTCTTCATCGCTCATTACCAGCTCCTTCTTTTTCACGACAACGATCTTCCCATCATCACCGTATTCGCCCCAGAAAAGGTTCCCCTCTGATACAATCAGGAGACGGCCATTCCCGATGCCATAGTCTCTCTCCACAAAGATTACATCACCGACTTCAAGGTTTTTGAGTTCCTCCAGAGGAAGGATCGTCTCTCCCACCACAAATCTTACAAAAAAGGGGATGGAACGAGTAAAATAGGTCTTCTCTCGGGGAAGACGAGATAGTCTTGAAGCAATTTCATGAAATCCCTGGGGGTCCAACAAAAACTTCCCTTCTCCTGTAACATCTCCTTCTCTCTCCGAGATCATCTCTACCCTAAGCCTGTAGTAAGGAATTTTTTTTGGCTCGTCCCCTTGAGCCGTCAGGGTTTGCCGTCTTGAAAATTCCAGTCCCAGGACTTTTCCTCCTTTCTCCAGAAGCTCTTCCCCTATAACTTCCACGGCTATTTCCCGCACCTCATCGGGAATGAAGGTAATCTCCTCCTCTTTTTTCCCGAGAGTGCTGGCTATATGTTTTTTTATAAGCCTTTCACTGAAATAGAAGCTTCCCAAAGCTTCGGAACTTCCAACATTAAGGGTCCAGAGCGGACTTTTCATGTTCGTTTCCGGAGCCGGATACAGGCGAAGCCGAAAGACTTCACCTAACCAGGAGAAACGGAAGTGACCACAGCATATCTTATTCCAGCCATCCACATCTCTGGCATTAATCTTCTCAAAAGTGAGAACTTTCAAAGTGGTTCCCCTCACCTACCCTTCGTATTCCTCCCACACCGACCGTTGCTGTCTTGAGCGTCCCTCGTTCTGTTCCCTTTCCCCTTCTTTTCTCATCTCTACAGAAACCATAACGGTATCCCCCTGCCGACTCTCAAGCTGATCCTTAAGAGATGAAAGGTTTGGTGAAAGCAGCCGATGAGCATCCTCAGATCCCGTTACAAATTTTACTTTCAGAACCCCATCTTCCCTCACCAGCCGCACTTCTGTATCCGGAAGGACATCATTACTCAGGGATATGCGCACCTCCTGCTTGTTAGAAGAGTCGGGAACCTCCACAAGGATGCGCTCTACCATTTTCCTGACTGGTTCCGGAAGGGAGCCAACTCCCTGAGATTTCTGAACAGATGGGGAAACTTCAGAAAAAACCATAGTTGAAAAGCGATTCATCTGAAGAACAGCCTCTGCTACCACATCATCGGGCTCCTGTTCCTGTCTGGAAAGGGACAACTTGCCACCGGTGGTATCCACTGGCGAGGATGTCTCACCGGAAAAGTTCTTGTCGAGCATGCCAGAGATGATGGTATCCTTACCTTCCCGAGGATTACCCTTTCCTGATACACCCATCATAAAGGCATTCTCCTGATTCAATTCAACACCATTGAAAACCTGCTCCTGTTGAAAAGAGGGGATGTCTTTCTTTGTGCTTTCTACCGGCACGGAATTTTCACCAAGGAAACCCTTACCAAGAGATTCAACCAGAGTAGCCCCTTTCCCTCCTGGAGGATTGTCCTCTCCTGATGCTTCCGTCATAGAAACATTTTGTCTCTCTGATCCAATCCTTTGCTCATTCTCTCCTTCGGGGGAAAAAGGTAAAAAATTTCTTAAAAGACCTTCCGGAGCCTTTTTTTCTTCTCCCTTCATTTCTTTTAAAGGAATCTCCCCTGTCGAAGAAAACTCTGACGCTCCGGGCTCTAATGGATCTCCCTCCGGCGATTCTTCCGAAAAAGAAGTCCCTTCAAGAAGGGAAGAAAAATCCTTCGAGGTCTTCTCAAGGTCCTCTCTTTGTCCTTCTTTAGGTAAGGTTATTCCTCCCTCTTTGAGATTTTTATCGGGTTCTAGAGGTAAAATTCTCATTTAAAACTCCACCTTTATAGTTGAAGAAAACTCTTCTAATTCCTTATCTGACTTCTCTTCTTCCTGCTTTTTTGCCTCAAGAAGCCACACTTTCCGGTGTTCTTCTATCTTCTGTCTCCCCTGAAGGGCTTCTCGATAGGAATTTTTTGCTTTATTAAAAAGATTCTCTGCTTCCTGAAGTTTCCTTTTTGCTTCCTGAACCTCCCCCTCTTTTGCTATCTCCCTCTCTCGAAGAAGTCCTATCTTTATCCGAAGGTTTTCCACATCTTCCCGTTTTACAAGCTTGTTTTGAACCTCTTTGAATAGTTTTTCTTCTTCAAGGGGCCGCCAAAGTCTGTACCGAGCTAGATCCTCTTCTCGTTCCCGAAGGAACCTTATTGCATTGTTCAATTCCTGCCGTCGCATTAACAATTCCCTTTCGGCCCTTTCTTCCCTCAACAGGCGAATACGAAGGAGATCATCGAGGACATATTTCATCGTGAAGAACCTGCAAGTTTAATAAGCCATGAGACAACTTCCTCGAAAGAGTTTTTCTCGTTGGTCCCCTGTCTCAGGAATTTTCGAATCTCTTCAATCTTCCCAATGGCTTCATCCGCAAGGGGGTCTGCTCCTTTCTTGTATTCGCCGATACGAACAAGAAGCTCCACCTCCTGGTATTTTGCAAGGAGTTCTCTTAGACGGGAGGCCGCAGCTTTAT
This sequence is a window from Thermodesulforhabdaceae bacterium. Protein-coding genes within it:
- a CDS encoding amidohydrolase family protein, whose translation is MIIDVHTHIFPDQVIANRNDYRNSEPAFDLLYGHPKAKMSTGKELIDAMDEAGIDRSVVFGFPWIDRNLTMKHNDYVLEWANRYPDRLIPLVCVLPTEDWSVREVERCMKAGAKGAGELAVYGNCDREKVYDLYSQIGEVVKSHQGVILIHANEPVGHSYPGKAPQGLDFYYEITRRLQDIPLIFAHWAGGLFFYALLKKEVPDLFRLVFVDTAASPFLYSPKIYKIAAEILGIEKILFGSDYPLLGFKRYRSEMEAAGLTSEERKLIEGENAAKLFTISHESKP
- a CDS encoding inositol monophosphatase family protein; the encoded protein is MKGKEEKVLNVMEEAARKAGGIIVSAYETARSWKFEEKSSFDYVTEVDRESERVITEVIKDVFPDDVIIAEESWDGSYNGEDPGWIIDPLDGTTNFIHGFPMVSVSIARIENGIVTAGCVFDPLRQEFFWGLRGKGAFVNERRLDARRWNLSLSRALVATGFPFRRKDLLQDYLDVFSAVFQVVSDIRRGGSAALDLAYVACGRVDGFWEVGLKPWDIAASMLFIIETGGVVTDFWGRGEREVLWNGNIVAAASMELHEEIMKIIRTSRLISELNA
- a CDS encoding D-alanyl-D-alanine carboxypeptidase family protein, with protein sequence MPLHSANAPSGGTQQPASSLLPIESKAAVLAEPETGSILYEYNADMKIAPASLTKILTLYLVFEALEKGTIHLDDEVYISHRAWKTGGSQMFIEVGNKVSLEELIKGIAVVSGNDACVAVAEHIAGTVESFVALMNQKAQELGMIQSHFANPHGLPDPQEYSTARDLARLAIAYTNRFPQALAYHSMKEFTYNNIVQYNRNHLLNKDPSVDGLKTGFVAAGGYHLIATAKRDGMRLIAVVLGATKPSIRERDAMQLLNYGFRSYAMVKPVNSSEAVGTIKVWKGRKDAVSVYPLESKTMLMSKGEEKKIRTVVEMSPELIAPVRSGQIVGQLSIYKGDELLEAVPLVAGEDIGRAGFFKRTWHSIQKFFAGGSKKPEATEATKKTKDVASAKSGQTKSEQATEEKKELWLLSVFYSIKPVLMIVGGVFGAIILLAVVVKILRRRRARKVLPRRVVRKW
- a CDS encoding pyrimidine dimer DNA glycosylase/endonuclease V; translated protein: MRLWSLHPEYLDAKGLVALWREGLLAKAVLEGKTRGYVHHPQLTRFRFQPDPIQAINVYLRAVFEEGERRKYRFNPSKIDFSVQPISIFVTTGQLEYEWKHLLEKLKIRDPRRYCELLEIAVIKPHPMMEVIPGDVEPWEIVKKSEQL
- the mnmE gene encoding tRNA uridine-5-carboxymethylaminomethyl(34) synthesis GTPase MnmE, which gives rise to MIRDILGQDTICAIATPVGIGGIGIVRISGKNAVKIAEKIFRPASASFPLASHRLYYGWIYDPETGSLIDEVLLSVMKSPRTYTREDVVEINCHSGYAVLEEILRVVMAQGARLAAPGEFTYRAFLHGRIDLSQAEAVQEIVSSRSRASLDMARRQLQGECFLAVTNWIETLTDILAHIEAHLDFPEDVEDESESGDLASDGDSIFALNQLLTKRLEDELIQPIRRVLKSFDSVQLLREGVSLALVGKPNVGKSSLLNALLEKDRAIVTEYAGTTRDVIEDSFTIDGVLVRIMDTAGIREKADYIEALGIERTLRVIKEANIILWLLDVSENLTREDDYIFEIIKDSRYLMLINKADLPHRWEESVLRSRYDTRAPVIMMSAKRKEDVESLKNFIREHFLKQAIDDASESFAINKRHNEHLVRALESLERARLLLEGENGEEGRTRHGALHFLPPYELIAYELESARKELNAIVGKEASMEDVLDRVFSQFCIGK